A stretch of Saccharothrix texasensis DNA encodes these proteins:
- a CDS encoding AbfB domain-containing protein, whose protein sequence is MAHHGNYPTMSLQSFNHPTKYVRHRDFLGELTDITTDLDKRDATFLSGRGDHNPDVGESVAFRASDWPRFRLRHQDFVIKLHEDHLVIDPDRPPTYLTPESELFLADASFRIVPGLADPSWASFQSVNFPDRYLRHRDFRLYLQPAADDLARADATFRITDGFVPGPPRRDIA, encoded by the coding sequence ATGGCGCATCACGGCAACTACCCGACGATGTCGTTGCAGTCCTTCAACCACCCCACGAAGTACGTTCGGCACCGCGACTTCCTCGGCGAGCTGACCGACATCACGACCGACCTCGACAAGCGGGACGCCACGTTCCTCTCCGGACGCGGCGACCACAACCCCGACGTCGGCGAGAGCGTCGCGTTCCGGGCGTCCGACTGGCCGCGGTTCCGCCTGCGGCACCAGGACTTCGTCATCAAGCTGCACGAGGACCACCTCGTCATCGACCCCGACCGGCCGCCGACCTACCTGACGCCCGAGTCGGAGCTGTTCCTCGCCGACGCGTCCTTCCGCATCGTCCCCGGCCTGGCCGACCCGTCGTGGGCGTCGTTCCAGTCGGTGAACTTCCCGGACCGCTACCTGCGCCACCGCGACTTCAGGCTCTACCTGCAGCCCGCGGCCGACGACCTGGCCCGCGCCGACGCGACGTTCCGCATCACCGACGGGTTCGTCCCCGGACCGCCCCGCCGCGACATCGCGTGA